The window TTATGTGACGCTCGCAGGCGCCGAGCATGACCCGGCCTATGCGAGGGCCGCAGCCTATCCGGGCGGGGGCGGGATTATGGAGCGCACTGCGCGTGCTGAGGGAATCGACCTATCCGGCGTGCCTTCGCCCAAGCCCATCGAAAGTCTGGCAGAGGTGTGCAAATGATCTGGGCGTCTGCCTGAAGGACCGGAAGCTGCATCGGTTTTTGCAGCGGGTAGATGCGCCGAATGAGGGGATATGCTGTCCGGGGCAGGGCGTGTCAGACAGGGTATGGGCGAACCTGTGAAATGGAATTTTTACATAGCAATATCATATAGATGATAAGCCTATCGACTTAGGCTACCGAAAGCCCCTTGCGGCGCGCTGCTACCGAAACCCGGTCGCGCCCGGCGGCCTTGGCGCGGTAGAGCGCGGCATCGGCGGTCTGGAGCAGGCGGTCGGCGGGGCAGTGCAGCGGCGTGCTCGCAACGCCTGCCGATACCGTGACCGGCCCGATGGCGTTGCCCCCGACTTCGAAGTGCAGTTCGGCGATGCGGGCGCGGATTTCCTCGGCGCGAGCGGCGGCCTGATCGGCGTCGAGGCCGGGTAGCAGCAGCAGGAACTCCTCGCCGCCGTGGCGGAAGGCAAGCCCGTCCTCGCGCGTGGCGTGGGTGAGCACGGCGCTGATCTCGCGCAGCACGCGGTCGCCGGTCTCGTGGCCATGCGTATCGTTGATGCGCTTGAAGTGATCGACGTCCACCATCACGCAGGACAGTGGCTGCCCGAGCTTCTCAGCCTCGACCGCGCGCACTTCGAGCACTTCGTCAAGGCGGCGGCGATTGGCGAGGCCGGTGAGCGGATCGGCCATCGCCATGGCGCGCAAGGTATCGCGCAGGCGCAGGTTCCCCAGCGCAAGGCCGATTGTTTCGGCCAGCATGCGAAGGTAGGTTTCCGCCGTGATCGCGCCGATCTCGGTGCCGTCGCGCGGTTCGAAATAGAGCAGGCCCAGCACTTCGCGGTGCGCGGTCAGCGGCAGGCAGAGCGTGTCCGGAACTGCAGCGTCACCGATCTGGATATGGCCGCAGGGCACGTCGATCTGTGCGCCTGCAGGGCGATGCGGCAGGCCGCGCCGTAGCGCCCAGCAGGCGAGCGGTGCGAATTCGGTGCGCGAGCGCTGCGGCTCCAGCCATGCGCAGCCTTCGGTGACGACCCCGCGCGCCTCGTCGAGAAGGTAGAGGGCACCTGCGAGGCCGGGGGCGATCTCGGGAACGAAGCGGCGCACCACTTCCTTGAGATCGGGCAAGGTGTCGCAGCCCTGCATGCGCTGGGTCATCCGGGCCAGGAGATCGCGGATGGCACGGTCGTTTTCGCGTTCAATTTCAAGTTTCTGCCGTTCGAGACCATTCTCGCGGAAGATGCGGATAGCCTGCGCCATGTCGCCGATCTCGTCGATCTGACCGAGCGCCGGCGGTTCGACTGCATAGTCCTGCGCCGCCAGTCGGTTAACGACATCGGAGAGCTTCACCACCGGGTGCAGCACGCGGCGCTTGAAGACGAAATACAGGACGCAAAGGAACAGCAGTCCGGTCAGCACCAGTACCGCTTCGGAAACGGATTTCCATTTCCGTGCAACGTCTTGCGCTGCGACAACCTGCGTTTCGGTACGCTGGTCCAGACGGGACTGAAACGCCCCCAGAAGGGACTGAACGCGGTCCAGCTCGCGCTCGTACTCCGCACCGAACAGCATCCGGCGGGCATCGACCTGATTGCCCTTGTCGTGCAGGGCAATCGCCTCGGCCTGCTCGTCGTGCAGGGCATCGGCGAAGTGCATGGCGTCCTTGAGCGCGGCGAGTTCATCGGGGCGGGCCCCGGCATCGCCGATATGCCGGATGCGCACTTCGACCGGGCCAAGCGCTGCCAGTTCGCTGCCATAAAGCACGCGATACGTAGGATCGCCGGAATCGAGATACTGGCGCGCGCGGTCGGTCAGCCCGAACACTTCCTCGTCCAGCTTTTCGGTCGCCTCGTCGAGGGCCTGGCGCTGCTCAACGGCAACGCGTTCGCGCTCCTGCGCGCCGGAGGCCAGCAGCATCGTGGTGCCGGACACGAAGGTGAACAGCACGGTGGCCCCATAGGCCCAGTTGGTGATCGTCGCGAGGCGCATGGCCTGTATCTAGCGGGCAATGGCAAGCGATCCGTTAATATCCGTTCCGGGTAGATCGCGCGAAATGGATATTCCTGTCTGTGCCGATGCTGACTATCCCAGAGCCTCGCCCTCGATGGTGATGCGGTGCATCTCGCGGCGGTGCCCGGCATAGTCGTTGTAGGCATAGTGCCAGGTCGCGCGGTTGTCCCAGAACGCGATCGAGCCGTCGCGCCAGTGGAAGTCCTCGATGAAGTCCTCGCTGGTCACATGTTCGTAGACTTCGGCGAGCAGTTCCTTCGAGCGTTCGGCGTCGATCCCCTGAATGTGCAGGGTGAAGCCGGGGTTGACGTAGATCGCCTTCTTGCCGCTGAGCGGGTGCGTCAGGATGACGGGATGGACCACATCGTCGAGCACGTCGGCGGCGGCGGAATTGCCGATCCGTTCGCCGCGCGTGTCCTGCCCCGACTCTGCGGGGTAGGCCTTGCTGCCGAAGACGTGGCGGGCCGAATGCACGGCGTTGCGGCCTTCGAGTTGATCGCGCAGGCGCTGCGGCAGTCCGTCATAGGCCTTGTACATCGAGGCGAAGGCGGTGGCGCCGCCTGTGGGCGGCAGTTCGCGCGCGACGAGGATCGAGCCGAGCGCAGGCTCTGCGTCATAGGAATGATCGGTGTGCCAGCCGCCGCCGATATTGTCGCGGTGGTGCTTCTCCTTCACCACCATGGCGATCTCCGGATAGGCGGCATGGGGCGTGAAGAAGCGGTTGATGTTGATCTGCCCCCAGCGGCGCGCGAAGGCGATGTGGTCCTGCTCGGAGATCGACTGGTCGCGAAAGAAGATCACGCCATGTTCGGCAAAGGCGCTGCGGATTTCGGCGAACTGGGCTTCGTTGAGGGGCTGCGAGAGGTCTACGCCGAGCACTTCGGCACCGACGCGGCCATGGGACTGGATGGTCAGGGACATTGAGGCAAGCTCCATGTTGATGGTGTTCTGGTGAGGCGGAAAAGAACCGGAGCGCCGGTCATGGGGACACCGACGCTCCGGCGAGGTGCCCCCCAGGGTTCAAGGGGCCTCAGGACTCGCAGAAGATGGCTTTGGCTTCAGATCATTCCGCCGCTTCGTAGGCCGCACGCTCCTTGCGCACGGTGCGGCTGCGCTGACCGTCGATGCCGACCGGAACGTCGCCCTTCACCGTGGCACGGCGCAGGGTGCGGCGCTGGAGGCCGAAGTCGGCGACCGCGCGGTGCTGCGTGGCTCGGTTGTCCCAGAAGGCGACGTCGCCGGGGCGCCACTGCCAGCGCACGGTGTTCTCGGGCCTTGTGATGTGGTCCTGCAGCACTCCGAACAGCCGCGCGGAATCGGCTGCATTGAGCCCCACGAAGCGCTTGGCGAAATGGCCGAGCAGCAGGCTGCGCTGGCCCGAAACCGGGTGAACGCGGACCACCGGATGCTCGGTTTCGTAGATCGTCGAGGCGAAGACCTGTTTCTGGTATTTCTCGCGCTCGGCCAGCGCCGCATCGTCCTTGCCGTCGACCCCGGCGGTGAGGAAGGCCGCATAATCGTAATCGTTGGTGTGGACTGCCCGCAAGGTGTTCACCAGCTGGCGGAGCGGTTCGGGCAATTCGTCATAGGCCGTCTCGCCATTGGCCCACAGCGTATCGCCGCCCGCTTCGGGAATGGTGATGCCGCGCAGGATCGAGAGCTTCGGGTACGCGTCGGTGAAGGTCACGTCGGTGTGCCAGCTCGATGCCGCGTAGCCTTCGCGGCTGTCGAGATCGAGAAGGTATTTCGAGCCTTCGGCGACGGGCACTGTCGGGTGCGCCACCGGATCGCCGAACAGCGCGGCGAGCGCCTCGTGCTCGGCATTGTCGAGGTGCTGCTGATCGCGGAAGAAGATCACCTTGTGGCGCACAAGCGCTTCCTCGATCGCCTGGACGGTGGGGGCATCGAGCGAACCTGACAGGTCGATCCCGCGGATCTCGGCGCCGATGCGTCCGGCCACGGGGCGGATGTCGAGCGGCGAAGTCGGGTCCTTGGCGTTCGGATAAGTCGCAACGAAATCGGTCATGAAACTCTCCTGGTCTTGTCTCTTCAGGGTGCACGCCGCCGGGCCGCATCGGGCCTTGTGGGATGGGCGGGTGCAGGCAGATATGTTCGAGAGGATTGCCGGGCTTCGGGTGGAAGGTCCGGCGCCGGACGCAAGGTCCGGGTTTCGTGCCCGATCAGGGCGTCAGGGAAAGTTTGCGCATCGCATCACCTCTTGCCGTTCGAGAGGGACCGCGAGGCTTGGCGTCGTCGCCTCAGCATCGCGCGCTTTAGCCGTTGGTATCGCGGAGCAAGCTGCTGTCCGATCAAAAGCCGCGGATCGGGATTACTGCTGAAACCGGCCCGATCACTCCGATTTCTGAAACTCAAGTTACTAGGTTGAGTATAATGTGCAAGCCTGCTTTTTTCGCTTCGTCGCAGGAAAAAGCAGGCCTGCCGCTGTCAGGAATGGCGGATTTCAGCCACTCTATTTCGGCCGAAAAGTATCAGTATCGGTCGGGATACCATTTCTTGACGTCCTCGGAGAAACTGCCGAGCGGATAGGGAATCATCTGGGCGTTCCATTTGTCCCACAAGGCCTTGAGTTCCTTCACCTTGTCCTTGTTCACGTCGAAGAAGTCGGCACGTTCGCGCTCGTCTTGCACGACATTGAACAGGTGTTCCTTGTCGCCCAGCTTCAGGTACTTCCAGTCTCCCTGACGCACGGCGGCCTGATCGTTCGCCTTGTAGCGCCAGTAGATCGTGCGCGCGACCGGTGCAGCCTTGCCGGTGAGTTGCGGCGAAAGGTCGAGCCCGTCGAACGTGCCGTCCGCCGATTTGCCGGTGGCGAGCGCGAAGAGGGTGGGCAGCCAGTCCATGCCGACGATCGGCTGGTCGATGTTGGAGCCTGCCGCGATCCTGCCCGGCGCGCGGACAAGGCCGGGCACGCGGATACCGCCTTCGAGCAGTTCGCCCTTCTGGCCGACGAAGGGCCAGGTCTCGGAAAAGCGCTCGCCGCCGTTGTCGCTGGTGAAGACGACGATGGCATCCTCGCGCCCGGCATGCTTGAGCGCGGCAAGGACCTTGCCGACGTTCTCGTCCATGATCTGGGTCATCTCGGCATATTTGGCGAGATTGCCGCCCGAGGTGTCGCGGCTGTCCTTCAGGGTCTTGGCGATGGCCTCGTCCTCGCGGCCTTCCCAGGGCCAGTGCGGCGCGTTGAAATGCAGGCTGAGGAACAGCGGCTTGTCGCCTGCTGCCTCGATTTCCTTCACGGCCTGTGCGCCGAACAGATCGGTGAGATAGCCGGTCGCCTCCAGCGGCTTGTCGCCCTGCGCGAGGCCGATGCCCACGGGCTTTCCGTCATGCACGGTGTGATGGATGAAGTAGTCCGCTGCGCCTTCGACGATCCCGTAGAAGCTGTCGTAGCCGTGTTCGAGCGGACCGTTGAGCGGCGGTGTGCCGAGGTGCCACTTGCCGACCAGCGCGGTGCGGTAGCCCGCCTTGCGGAACAGGCCGGGCAGGGTGGGGCGGTCGGCAGGCAGGCCAAGCCCCGGCGGCAGTTCGGCGAGCGGTTCGTCCAGACCCACCCGGAAGCGGCCCTGATAGCACCCGGTGATGATCGCGGTGCGGCTGGCCGAACAGACCGGGCTGCTCGAATAGGACTGGTGCAGCACGGTTCCGCCCGTGCCGATGCTGTCGATCGCGGGTGTGCGGATATGGTGCGATCCGGTGATCGACAGGTCGGCATAGCCCATGTCGTCGGCCATGATGAAGATCACGTCGGGGTAAGGGCGGGTTCCGGTCGCGGCGCGGGCGGCGCCGGCGGGCGCGGCGATCGCCACGGCACCTGCCGCAGCACCGGCCAGCAGCGAGCGGCGGTCGAGGGAAGACTTGTCGATCATAGGGGGGATGGACCTCTCTTGGGGGATTATGTCGTGGGCGCAGAAACGGAAGCACCCGATTCGCGCGCGGTGAGGCTATCGCGGATTTCGGCGTGGCGCTTCTCATCGAGCGGGAAACCGTGGATGATGCTCGCAGAAATGATATGCCCGATCACCGGGCCGAGCGCGAAGACGTACTTCAGGTGCTCCAGAACTTCGGGCGGATTGACCTCGCGCGGGTCGAAGCCCAGCCAGCCGATCAGCGGCAGCGCGATGCCCACGGCGACGGCGAGCGCGGCCTTGTCCGACAGCGAGAACACCGAATAGAACAGCCCGGTCCGCTCGTGCCCGGTCTTGAGGCGGTGCGAATCCGCAACGTCCGCGACGATCGCGCGCAGCATCAGGTTGCCCGATCCTTGCGCAAGGCCCTGCGAGACGGTGAGCAGCAACAGCAGCGGCCAGGCGCCCGGCGTCACCAGCAGGAGCGCGAAGTTGATCGCCACCTGCGTCAGCTCCCCGGCAACGGCGGCGCGGCCCTTGCCGATGCGGCGGCCGATGGCGAGCCAGATCGGACAGGCGATGATGCCGAAGACGTACTGCAGCAGGAAGAGGGCGGGCGCCCACGCCGGGCTGCCCATGTAGTGCGCGACGAAGAACACGAACAGCGCGGTGCGCGTCCCTTGCGCCAGCCGGATGCCGAAGTTCGAGGCGAGCACGCGGATCAGCAGCTTTTCGCCCAGTACCAGCGAGGTCGTGCGCCAGAACCCGGTGCGCTCGCCTCGCGGCGGTGCGGTGCTGGCCGGTTCGGGCAGCGCGCGCAGGGAGAAGGGCAGCGCGACCGCCAGCAGCACGAAGACCATGATCCCCATCGAGGCGAGCTGATAGCGCGGCTCGTGCGCGAAGCGCTGTGCCAGCAGGCTGGGCACTACCAGCGCCAGCAGCAGCGCGACCGACATCAGCCCCTGCCCATAGCTGGCGACGCGGGTGCGCTCGTGATAGGCGGCGGACAGCTCGCCGCTCCACGCCGAATAGGGTGTCGCCATCATCGAGTAGCCGAGATAGAGCGTGAACAGCGCGGCGCTGAACTCCAGCGGGCCGAACCATGCAGGCGGCAGGAACACGCCTACCGCGCCGAAGGCGAAGATCCACGCACCCGCGAAGATCCACGGGCGCCGTCTGCCGAAACGGCTGCGGGTGCGGTCGGACAGGATGCCGATGCCGGGGTCGATCACCGCATCCCACAGCCGCGCGAACAGGAAGATCAGGCCCACCGTCCCCAGCGAGAGCCCGAAGGCGCCCGCGTAGAGCGGCGGCACGTATGTGCTCAGCGGCACTTCCACGGCAGCGAGCGGCATCCACAGCGTGGAGAAGGCCAGCAGGCGGCGGGTCGGCAGGGGTTGCGCGGATGGGTCGGCTCTGGTCTGCCTGATCTGTAGGCCGTCCTGCACCAGATCGTCGTTGGCTGGTGCAGCGGCATCGAAGGATGCGGTGATCGAGTTCATCGTCGGTCTCCTGCGAGGGGGCGGCGGGTCAGAAGCGGTGGCTGAAGGTCACGCCGTACGTGCGCGGATTGCCGAGCACTTCGGTGACGGGCGCGGCGGCGCTGGCCGAGCCATAGGACACCGCGTAATGCGTATTGGTGAGGTTGCGTGCCCAGGCCTGCAGGCTCCACGAACCGTCGGGCGCCTTCACGCCGATCCCGGCGTCGAGCACGGCGTAATTGTCCTGCCAGCCGTAGATCGAGCGGGGATTGATCATCGCCGTGCGGCTGCGCCAACTGGTGTTGGCATAGGCCGTCAGCGAGAGATGGTCGCTCAGCGGCTGGTCGAGATCGAGCCCGCCCTGAACCGTCCACTTCGGCGCGCCGATCACCTGATAGCCGGTGAGGCTGAGCGTCGCGCTCGATCCGCCGAGCGCCGCCTGATACTCCAGCGGCGCCGGGGCATCGTCGTACGAGAGGTACTTGGCATCGTTGTACGAGGTGTTGAGGTTGATCGAGAGCACCGGGATCGGTCGCGCGCTCGCCTCGAACTCGAACCCGCGCATCCGCACCTTGCCGACGTTCGCAAGGTACGTGCCGAACGAGGGGTTCGAGGTGTCGATGCGGTTGCTCTGATAGTCGGTGATGGTGTCGTTGTAGAAGTTGAGGTTGGCGGTGACGCGCCCGTTGGCCCAGGTGGTCTTGATGCCGCCTTCGAAGTCGGTCGATTTTTCGGGCTTGGTCAGGATCACGTTGGCCTGCGCATACGTGGCTGATGTGTTCGCTGCGCCCGACTTTTCGCCATGGCTGGCCGAGGCGTAGAGCAACACGTTCTCGTTCACCTGCCAGGCCGGGTTCACCAGCCACGAGAACGAGCCGCGGTCGCTTTCCGCAGAAAGGTCGTAGGCGCCTGCCTGCGCTGCCGTGGTCCCGCCCAGCGAGGCGAGGAAGGCGTTGCGACTGGTCAGGCTCGCGCCCGAAACGTCGGCTCCGGCGGCCTGATAGCCCGCCACGTTCACGCTCTTCTTCTCGTAGCTGTAGCGCAGGCCGCCGGTCAGCGAGAGTTTTGAGGTAACGTGCCAGGTCAGCTGGCCGAACCCGGCGATGGAATCGATGTGCAGATGCCCGTCGCGGTCGTATTCCACGTCGTTCAGGATCGCGCTGTCGGTCCCGCTTCCAAGGAAGAACGTGCTGGCATCCGAGCCGTAGATCGTGCGCAGGTTGCTCCGCAGATCCTCGTGCAGATAGTAGGTCCCCACCTGCCAGTCGATCGCGTGAGTGCCGTTCGAGGCGAGCCGGAATTCCTGCGAATACTGGTTCACGTCCACGTCGTAGCCGCCGCGATAGATGTCGTAGGGGCTGTTGTCGCTGTCGTTGTAGGGGCGGAAATAGAGCCGCCGCCAGGCGCTGACCGAGGTCAGCTTCACGCCGCCCAGATCCCAGTTCACTTCGTTGGACAGGCCATCGACCTTGGAAACGAGCCGCCCCTGATTGTCGAGATTGGCGTTGTTGGGCGCATCGAAGCTGGGGGTATAGCCGAAGCGGCTCTCCAGCTTGTTGGTCCAGCTGGCCGTACGCTGCGAGAGGACCGAACCGTCGAGATTGAGGTTCTGGTTCACGTCGGCGACAACGGGTAGTAGTTGTTGTACTCCCGGCTCTCGTAATGCTCGGCGATCAGGCGCGAGGAGAGGTTGGGCGTCGGGGTGAACAGCAGTTGCCCGCGCAGCGACCAGCGGTTGTTGTCGAGGTATTTGTTGCCGTCGTAGGCATTCCTGATCCAGCCGCCGCCCTGACTGGTTGCGAAGGTCAGGCGATAGGCCAGCTTGTCGTCGATGATCGGACCGGTGGCGTTCACGCGAAGCTGTTTCGCGCCATAGTTGCCATACGTGCCGGTGAGCGTCAGCGAGGGATCGAAGCTGGGCTTCTGCGTCTGGACGATCACCGCGCCGATGGTGGTGTTCTTGCCCAGCAGCGTCCCTTGCGGGCCACGCACCACCTGAATGCTTTCGAGGTCGACGAAGTCCAGCCAACTGAAGCCGACATGGGTGAAGAACACGCCATCGACGATCAGGCCGACGCCGCCTTCCGCGCCGTCGTTGCTGGCGTTGCCGCCAAGGCCGCGGATCGACAGCGCCGAGACGCGGGTGTTCTGTTGCAGCGCGTTGAAGTTGGGAATGCGGATCGCATAGTCGGATACGCGATCGAGGCGCTTGGCGGCGAGTTCGGCACCGCTGACGGCGGAGATCGCCAGCGGTACGCTTTGCAGGCTTTCGTCGCGATGGCGCGCGGTGACGACAATGGCGGGGCCGGAGGCACCGTCCGCGCCCTCTGCGCTGTCGGTGGCCGGTGCCGCAGCTACGGCGACCTCCTTGTCATCGGCAGCGAAGGCCGGGGCGGTAAGCGCGGTGGAAAGCAGAAGGGCACAGAGGGCGCTGGCCCTGCGGCGCGTCGAGGCGGTAAGCATGGAATTTCCTGAACCTTATGAAGGGGCCGGAGGCGCTGTGTTGCTGGTTTGAAGGCGCATCGCGGCAGGTCCGGGCAGGCGTGTGCCGGGCGCGCAACGATAGGCGCGGCGGCGAACAGTCAGGCCGGACGGAGGATTTTATAGGGCGTGCAAGGCACGCTCGCGCAGCATCGATGCCTGCATGGCAAGCAGC of the Novosphingobium sp. 9 genome contains:
- a CDS encoding TauD/TfdA dioxygenase family protein, translating into MSLTIQSHGRVGAEVLGVDLSQPLNEAQFAEIRSAFAEHGVIFFRDQSISEQDHIAFARRWGQININRFFTPHAAYPEIAMVVKEKHHRDNIGGGWHTDHSYDAEPALGSILVARELPPTGGATAFASMYKAYDGLPQRLRDQLEGRNAVHSARHVFGSKAYPAESGQDTRGERIGNSAAADVLDDVVHPVILTHPLSGKKAIYVNPGFTLHIQGIDAERSKELLAEVYEHVTSEDFIEDFHWRDGSIAFWDNRATWHYAYNDYAGHRREMHRITIEGEALG
- a CDS encoding TonB-dependent receptor; translated protein: MNQNLNLDGSVLSQRTASWTNKLESRFGYTPSFDAPNNANLDNQGRLVSKVDGLSNEVNWDLGGVKLTSVSAWRRLYFRPYNDSDNSPYDIYRGGYDVDVNQYSQEFRLASNGTHAIDWQVGTYYLHEDLRSNLRTIYGSDASTFFLGSGTDSAILNDVEYDRDGHLHIDSIAGFGQLTWHVTSKLSLTGGLRYSYEKKSVNVAGYQAAGADVSGASLTSRNAFLASLGGTTAAQAGAYDLSAESDRGSFSWLVNPAWQVNENVLLYASASHGEKSGAANTSATYAQANVILTKPEKSTDFEGGIKTTWANGRVTANLNFYNDTITDYQSNRIDTSNPSFGTYLANVGKVRMRGFEFEASARPIPVLSINLNTSYNDAKYLSYDDAPAPLEYQAALGGSSATLSLTGYQVIGAPKWTVQGGLDLDQPLSDHLSLTAYANTSWRSRTAMINPRSIYGWQDNYAVLDAGIGVKAPDGSWSLQAWARNLTNTHYAVSYGSASAAAPVTEVLGNPRTYGVTFSHRF
- a CDS encoding sulfatase, whose amino-acid sequence is MIDKSSLDRRSLLAGAAAGAVAIAAPAGAARAATGTRPYPDVIFIMADDMGYADLSITGSHHIRTPAIDSIGTGGTVLHQSYSSSPVCSASRTAIITGCYQGRFRVGLDEPLAELPPGLGLPADRPTLPGLFRKAGYRTALVGKWHLGTPPLNGPLEHGYDSFYGIVEGAADYFIHHTVHDGKPVGIGLAQGDKPLEATGYLTDLFGAQAVKEIEAAGDKPLFLSLHFNAPHWPWEGREDEAIAKTLKDSRDTSGGNLAKYAEMTQIMDENVGKVLAALKHAGREDAIVVFTSDNGGERFSETWPFVGQKGELLEGGIRVPGLVRAPGRIAAGSNIDQPIVGMDWLPTLFALATGKSADGTFDGLDLSPQLTGKAAPVARTIYWRYKANDQAAVRQGDWKYLKLGDKEHLFNVVQDERERADFFDVNKDKVKELKALWDKWNAQMIPYPLGSFSEDVKKWYPDRY
- a CDS encoding TauD/TfdA dioxygenase family protein; translated protein: MTDFVATYPNAKDPTSPLDIRPVAGRIGAEIRGIDLSGSLDAPTVQAIEEALVRHKVIFFRDQQHLDNAEHEALAALFGDPVAHPTVPVAEGSKYLLDLDSREGYAASSWHTDVTFTDAYPKLSILRGITIPEAGGDTLWANGETAYDELPEPLRQLVNTLRAVHTNDYDYAAFLTAGVDGKDDAALAEREKYQKQVFASTIYETEHPVVRVHPVSGQRSLLLGHFAKRFVGLNAADSARLFGVLQDHITRPENTVRWQWRPGDVAFWDNRATQHRAVADFGLQRRTLRRATVKGDVPVGIDGQRSRTVRKERAAYEAAE
- a CDS encoding diguanylate cyclase, translated to MRLATITNWAYGATVLFTFVSGTTMLLASGAQERERVAVEQRQALDEATEKLDEEVFGLTDRARQYLDSGDPTYRVLYGSELAALGPVEVRIRHIGDAGARPDELAALKDAMHFADALHDEQAEAIALHDKGNQVDARRMLFGAEYERELDRVQSLLGAFQSRLDQRTETQVVAAQDVARKWKSVSEAVLVLTGLLFLCVLYFVFKRRVLHPVVKLSDVVNRLAAQDYAVEPPALGQIDEIGDMAQAIRIFRENGLERQKLEIERENDRAIRDLLARMTQRMQGCDTLPDLKEVVRRFVPEIAPGLAGALYLLDEARGVVTEGCAWLEPQRSRTEFAPLACWALRRGLPHRPAGAQIDVPCGHIQIGDAAVPDTLCLPLTAHREVLGLLYFEPRDGTEIGAITAETYLRMLAETIGLALGNLRLRDTLRAMAMADPLTGLANRRRLDEVLEVRAVEAEKLGQPLSCVMVDVDHFKRINDTHGHETGDRVLREISAVLTHATREDGLAFRHGGEEFLLLLPGLDADQAAARAEEIRARIAELHFEVGGNAIGPVTVSAGVASTPLHCPADRLLQTADAALYRAKAAGRDRVSVAARRKGLSVA
- a CDS encoding MFS transporter — protein: MNSITASFDAAAPANDDLVQDGLQIRQTRADPSAQPLPTRRLLAFSTLWMPLAAVEVPLSTYVPPLYAGAFGLSLGTVGLIFLFARLWDAVIDPGIGILSDRTRSRFGRRRPWIFAGAWIFAFGAVGVFLPPAWFGPLEFSAALFTLYLGYSMMATPYSAWSGELSAAYHERTRVASYGQGLMSVALLLALVVPSLLAQRFAHEPRYQLASMGIMVFVLLAVALPFSLRALPEPASTAPPRGERTGFWRTTSLVLGEKLLIRVLASNFGIRLAQGTRTALFVFFVAHYMGSPAWAPALFLLQYVFGIIACPIWLAIGRRIGKGRAAVAGELTQVAINFALLLVTPGAWPLLLLLTVSQGLAQGSGNLMLRAIVADVADSHRLKTGHERTGLFYSVFSLSDKAALAVAVGIALPLIGWLGFDPREVNPPEVLEHLKYVFALGPVIGHIISASIIHGFPLDEKRHAEIRDSLTARESGASVSAPTT
- a CDS encoding TonB-dependent receptor codes for the protein MLTASTRRRASALCALLLSTALTAPAFAADDKEVAVAAAPATDSAEGADGASGPAIVVTARHRDESLQSVPLAISAVSGAELAAKRLDRVSDYAIRIPNFNALQQNTRVSALSIRGLGGNASNDGAEGGVGLIVDGVFFTHVGFSWLDFVDLESIQVVRGPQGTLLGKNTTIGAVIVQTQKPSFDPSLTLTGTYGNYGAKQLRVNATGPIIDDKLAYRLTFATSQGGGWIRNAYDGNKYLDNNRWSLRGQLLFTPTPNLSSRLIAEHYESREYNNYYPLSPT